Proteins from a genomic interval of Phocoena phocoena chromosome 20, mPhoPho1.1, whole genome shotgun sequence:
- the NLRP8 gene encoding NACHT, LRR and PYD domains-containing protein 8, protein MSDVSWDSDSSPRSSSSPSPPPSSAHLPSFFPSSSSSAFPFKDGVMLYMVYLSKENLQRFKQLLVEESPRPGSLQISWDQLKTARWAEVVHLLIESFPGRLAWEVTHDIFAKMDQAELCLRVQMELNDILPNLEPEALNPRETQMILEEDEADKLREYRLHLMNEYSTLWNSTAWPGNHMDFFYQELHREETFLPCLLLPRKPQGRQPKTVVLQGVAGVGKTSLAKKVMLEWAENKFYAHKLWNAFYFHCQEMDQLDEQSFTELIARKLSGSRALASKIISRADQLLLFFDGFEELTSTLIDRPEDLSEDWSQKVPWSVLLTSLLSKRMLPGATLIIFLRFTSWKNLNPFLKCPSLITLTGFSVPERSRYFRTYFRNKSEADEALSFVMGNTILFSMCQVPVICWMVCSCLKRQMERGANLLHTFPNATAVFVYFLSSLFPTRVRDLFNKTHQEQLKGLCSLAAEGMWERRWVFNKRDLNLARLDETDIETFLSANIFRRVVGNKDLYAFAHLSFQEFFAALLYVLCFPRRLRNFHVLDRFHVLRLIAHPGRKRNHLTQMALFLFGLLNDTCALAVEQVFGCKVSLGNKKKLLKVAAEPHECDPPTPHHGVPQLFNCLHEIREEVFVSQILNNYRKATLVISRSKDVQVSAFCLKFCRRLQELELTITLIITKASRLYPDPLPASGPEGSDRCYLWWQDFCSVFRTHESLEVLAVTNSTMDPDSVKVLSTALKHPHCKLQKLIFRHVSPLVLNEDLIRVLVENQYLRYLEIQDTEVRCQVMEFLCNALKHPQCFLQCLRLEDCPFSPRNWADLTRNLKNNVHLKTLMLKRSSLERFEPCHHLPVAQLEKLSLENCDLTSLSCKSLISSLASNKNLTHLSLAKNALKDDGAKQLWNALQRSQYPLQRLVLRNCALTSECCPDMASALDKNKNLRSLDLGFNSLKDDGLILLCQALMNPDSGLQILELDKCLFTSVCCRAMASVLLNNQTLRYLDLSKNDIGFGGILHLREAVRKRKWGSEVSL, encoded by the exons ATGAGTGACGTGAGCTGGGATTCTGACTCTTCCCCCCGCTCTTCCTCATCTCCTTCCCCCCCTCCTTCCTCCGCTCACTTGCCTTCTTTCTTCCCGTCCTCTTCCTCCTCCGCTTTCCCTTTCAAAGACGGAGTCATGCTGTACATGGTCTATTTAAGCAAGGAGAATCTACAGAGGTTCAAGCAGCTTTTAGTGGAAGAGAGCCCCAGACCTGGCTCTCTCCAGATCAGCTGGGACCAGCTGAAGACAGCCCGGTGGGCGGAGGTGGTTCACCTCCTAATCGAGTCCTTCCCTGGACGCCTCGCTTGGGAGGTGACTCACGACATCTTCGCCAAGATGGACCAGGCAGAACTGTGTCTTCGGGTACAGATGGAGCTGAATG ACATTTTACCTAACTTGGAACCAGAGGCCTTGAACCcaagagaaacacaaatgatcTTGGAGGAAGATGAGGCTG ATAAATTACGGGAGTACAGACTACACTTGATGAATGAATATTCGACCCTATGGAACAGCACCGCTTGGCCTGGGAACCACATGGACTTCTTTTACCAAGAGCTACACAGAGAAGAGACGTTCTTACCCTGTCTACTTCTTCCCAGAAAACCTCAAGGAAGACAGCCCAAGACTGTGGTTCTTCAGGGGGTCGCCGGGGTTGGAAAAACAAGCCTGGCCAAAAAAGTGATGTTAGAATGGGCAGAAAACAAGTTCTATGCCCACAAGCTCTGGAACGCTTTCTACTTCCATTGCCAGGAGATGGACCAGTTGGACGAGCAGAGCTTCACTGAGCTCATTGCACGCAAGTTGTCCGGGTCTCGGGCTCTGGCGTCCAAGATCATATCCAGAGCAGACCAGCTTCTGCTCTTCTTTGACGGTTTTGAGGAACTAACCTCAACCCTCATAGATAGACCAGAGGACCTGAGTGAAGACTGGAGCCAGAAGGTGCCCTGGTCTGTCCTCCTGACCAGTTTGCTGAGCAAAAGAATGCTTCCCGGGGCCACGCTAATCATCTTCCTTAGGTTTACCTCCTGGAAGAACTTGAATCCCTTTCTGAAATGCCCGTCTCTGATAACCCTTACGGGGTTTAGTGTGCCTGAGAGATCCAGGTATTTCAGGACGTACTTCAGGAACAAGAGCGAAGCCGATGAAGCCTTGAGTTTTGTCATGGGAAACACCATTCTCTTCTCCATGTGCCAGGTCCCTGTCATCTGCTGGATGGTATGTTCTTGTCTGAAACGGCAGATGGAGAGAGGAGCAAATCTCCTGCACACATTTCCAAATGCCACAGCTGTATTCGTCTACTTTCTTTCCAGCTTGTTTCCAACCAGGGTCAGAGACCTTTTCAATAAGACTCACCAAGAACAATTGAAAGGTCTGTGCTCCTTGGCCGCAGAGGGTATGTGGGAAAGGAGATGGGTGTTTAATAAGAGAGATCTCAATCTGGCCAGACTGGATGAAACAGACATCGAGACTTTTCTCAGCGCGAATATTTTTCGAAGGGTGGTGGGCAACAAAGACCTTTACGCCTTTGCCCACTTGAGCTTCCAGGAATTTTTTGCTGCCTTGTTGTATGTTCTCTGCTTCCCACGAAGACTCAGAAATTTCCATGTGTTGGACCGGTTCCATGTCCTACGTCTGATAGCACATCCCGGAAGAAAGAGAAACCATCTCACCCAGATGGCACTTTTTTTATTTGGCCTTTTAAATGACACGTGTGCTCTAGCCGTGGAGCAGGTGTTCGGATGCAAGGTGTCCTTGGGCAACAAGAAGAAATTGCTGAAAGTCGCAGCCGAGCCACACGAATGCGATCCACCAACCCCACACCATGGGGTCCCACAGCTATTCAACTGTCTGCATGAAATCCGGGAGGAGGTATTTGTGAGTCAGATCCTAAACAACTATCGTAAAGCTACTTTGGTCATCAGCAGAAGTAAAGACGTGCAAGTGTCTGCCTTTTGCCTCAAGTTCTGTCGACGTTTGCAGGAGTTAGAGCTGACTATCACCCTGATCATCACCAAAGCGAGCAGGCTCTACCCGGAtccccttcctgcctctgg ACCAGAGGGCAGTGATAGGTGTTATCTCTGGTGGCAAGACTTCTGCTCTGTGTTTAGGACACATGAGAGTTTGGAAGTCCTGGCTGTGACAAACAGTACTATGGATCCTGATTCAGTGAAGGTCCTTTCTACAGCACTGAAACATCCACACTGTAAACTCCAAAAACTGAT CTTTAGGCACGTGAGTCCCCTCGTGTTGAATGAAGACTTAATCAGGGTTTTGGTGGAAAACCAGTACCTGAGATACTTGGAAATACAAGACACGGAAGTGAGATGCCAGGTCATGGAGTTTCTGTGCAATGCCTTGAAACACCCCCAGTGTTTTCTACAGTGTCTGAG GTTGGAAGATTGCCCTTTCAGCCCAAGAAATTGGGCTGATCTCACCAGGAATCTCAAAAACAATGTTCACCTGAAGACTCTAATGCTGAAACGTAGCTCCCTGGAGAGGTTTGAACCATGTCACCACCTGCCAGTGGCCCAACTGGAGAAGCTGTC GTTGGAGAACTGTGACCTCACGTCACTTTCCTGCAAAAGTCTTATCTCTTCTCTTGCGAGTAACAAGAATCTGACCCATTTGAGCTTGGCAAAAAATGCCTTGAAGGACGATGGGGCAAAACAGCTTTGGAATGCCTTGCAACGCTCTCAGTATCCTCTGCAGAGGCTGGT GCTGAGAAATTGTGCCTTGACCTCTGAGTGCTGTCCGGATATGGCTTCTGCTCTTGATAAGAATAAAAACCTGAGAAGTCTGGACCTTGGTTTTAACAGCCTGAAGGACGACGGGCTGATCCTGCTCTGTCAGGCCCTGATGAACCCTGACTCTGGCCTACAGATTCTTGA gctgGACAAGTGCCTGTTCACCTCCGTCTGCTGCCGGGCCATGGCttctgtgctcctcaacaaccAAACTCTGAGATATCTGGACTTGAGCAAGAACGACATCGGGTTCGGGGGCATCCTCCACCTGCGTGAGGCCGTCAGGAAGAGGAAGTGGGGATCTGAGGTCTCTCTGTAA